Within the Desulfatibacillum aliphaticivorans DSM 15576 genome, the region TTACCCAGAAGGTTTTGGATTTTCTTTTCCAGTTTGATCTTCTGGATTTTGGCCTCCCCGTTCTTGGTGACCTTTTCCTCCTGGAATTCCGTGCTGAAGTTGTTTTCCTGCAGGGCCAGGGCGATTTTTTTGACTTCCTCCCAGCTGAGAAAAATAAGGGCGTCGCTCTTATCCGAGCCGTTGCCTTCGGAATCGTCGCCGTCATCCTTTTTACCCTTTTTTTCTTTGATGAACACCGACGCCACCTGGGCGGCGCAGGCCTGGGCTTGGTCCGTATCGGCGCCCAGTTCCGCGCAGGCGTCCTCTATCATTTGGTGGATGAGCTTGGTGCGGCTTCCAATGGGCACGCCCAGGTCCTTCATGGTCAAACGGATGTTGCGCTTCCAGCACTGGCTGCTGACCCGGGCCCGGGTGGTTCCGCCCACCACGGCGGTTTTTGGAGCGCCCACGTCGTCCCGGTTCAGACAGGTGACGGGGAAGGATTGGAGGATATGAAATTCCACGCGCAGGTTTTGGTACGGATTCTTTTCCATGATTGCAAGCCTCCTTATTTATATAAAGCGGTTATTGAATGTCTGAAGTCAAAGGAACCAGTTGCAGCAGGCCGAAGCCGAATGCTTTGGCCCTGCCGATGCCCTGGGTGAAGCTCGTTTTAAACGCGCCGGGATCGGTGACGCGTAATTTGCCGATAAAAGTTGCTGTATTATGGGTCCTCATGGTCCCGTCCTTGGCGTAGGCTTCCACGCCCATGCGGCTGACTTGCAGGCTGTGGGGCTCCACTTCAAAGCCAAGACCCGGCGCCTTTTTCAGGAACCATTCATGAAGATTCTCCCGGCCCCGGACCGGGATGAGCTTGCGGGATTTGTTATCTCGCCGGACCGGATTGAGCACCACTTCAAAGCCGTAATAATTCCAATCCAGAAACGCCGCCGGCACTTCCCGGCAGTCAATGGTTCCATAGCTCGGCTGCTCTGGCTCCCGGCGGGACAGAATAAGGATCTTCCTTCCGTTCCAGTCCCCGCCCTTGTCGGCAAAGAGAAAATCCCGGCCCTGGCCGTTGTTCTCCGGAAACAGGTCGTAGACGGCCTTATGAACCCCGTAGACGTCCTTCAGCCCCAGGGCCTTGCAGTCCCCCCGGTCAAGGGTGTACATGGTCGCTATCATCTTGTTCCCTCCTTCCGAAAAAGTCTTCCGCCCAGCGAAGTTTGCGCTTTTCGCCAAACCATAGGAGTTCATCCAGCAGCCGGGCGTAGCACAGGGGCTTTCCTTTGGACCGGATGAGGGCCAGCATGGGGCGCAGCACTCGGCAGGCCTCTTCAGCGTCGTCGCAGGCCAGGAGCCTGCGCAGGCGGGCTCTGGCGGGCTGGGACTCCTTTTTCTCATCATAGCAGGAGGCCAGGGCCCGCCCGATGCCCCAAACCCCGTCCTTTTCCGGCTTGGCCCTGGCAAGGGCCGCAGCTATGGAGGCGAAGGATGCGCGTTCCCAGGGCTTTTCAAGGTCGCACCAGCCCACAAGATGCTCCCAGGACTGGGACTCGGTGGCCGGATTGTCTGCACGGCGCAGGCGGGCTCCGTAGCCGGCGTCCTGAGCCATTCTTTTAATGGCGTAGGACACGAACTCCGTCCCCCTGGTCTTTCTGAGTTGTTCGTCTTTTTCCATTTCATTCCCCCAATTGATTGAAGGTTAATGAGCCGCAAGCCGTGAAGGAGCTCACGGACAGTTTGAATTCCCGTTTTTTAAATACTTGGATAAATTGGGACGGTTGGCGGCCCAGGCTTCCATCTGCCGGGCCGTATCCCTGGGGCAAAACGTGTTAAAGGCTGTTCGGGCGCAATCGGCAAACCGGGGGCGCATACCATGGGCGCCGCCATCGATATCAGAGCCGCAAACATCCACCAGGTCCTGGAAATTACGTTCGGAAAGCTGCCAGAACAAGTTGGACGCCTGCGCCGCCTGTTTTTTCCCGTCAGCCTTTTGGTGCTTGAAATAGGCTAGGGAGGATCCGTATACGGATCTGGCCAGGCCTTCCAGGGCATCCATTTCGCCTTTCAGGGAGGCGAGCCAGGTTTCTCCCAGCCATTGGGAGGAGAGCCTGATTTCGGACTCCACAAAATCGTCGGCGCCGGAGACGTACTGCTCCCCCGCATTGCTACTCACCCTGAGCCCCCCTGACCAAATTTTGAAACTCCCGGGTCCCCCTTTCCTGGCTTTGAGAATACCGCTGCGCAGTTGGGGGCAATCAAAAGATCGAGGGCTGTCCGCCTGAATGAATGAGAGAAGAGATGTCAACTCGCGCCATGGCCTTTTTTCGGGATCAACCCACAGAACCCTGGGCTTCTTGGTGTTGTCCACGGCCATGCTGGGATCAAAGGCGCCGTCCTTGTAGCCGGGATGAAAAATCCCTTCGACGTAATGGAAGTTTTCGTCCGCAAACAATGCGAACCGGCACAGGGGCAGCAGTCTTCCCATATACGCGTTCTTAAAGCTCCGGGCCAAGGAGCAGTCCTCCCCTTCAGGCATTTTCTCCCAGGGCGGAACGCCCAGCCCTTCCGGGAATTGCTCCATGCGAGCGATTTCCTCCAGCGTGAACAGGTTCAACCAGATCGTTTCCTGTAAGGATCCGCCGAACAGAAAATTGTGAAGAAACCCCTGGAAGCCCAGACAAGTACCTGGCTTGGCTGTTTTGGATTTTTCGGAATACGACGGGCTTAAAACGATTTTTGCATCGACCTTTTTGCCGCCCAGGGCGAAGCAGGAAAGAAATACCAATACAAGAGCCTTCTCTGGGTCACTCAGATCCCTGTCCTTTTGGCTTTCAAAAACCTGCGTGGTGTTGCCGGTAGCCACAAAGGGCAGGACAGCGCTGACATTCTGGATGTCGGCCGCCATAATCGCCGGCATTTGCAAAAATGGCCTGTCTCCATAGAGCCAGAAGCAATCCTTATGCTCCTCCAGGTATTCCACGGCCCTGGAGGCCATGCCCGAAGCCCCCATGGCAAGCCATTCGTCCGCGTCCGCCGGGGTGTGGGCGGTCTGGGCGATGGCCAGAAAGAGTTTTGTGAGAGCGATTTTTTCCAGGGGATTCCCGCCCAGGGCCTCCAATGCCGGGTCTGAAAAAACGTCCCGCAGGCTGACAAGCCCCCGGCCCGCAACGGGAATCCATTCCTCTTCCACCAGGTTGAAGCGTTTTTCCATGTGCGCCTCCATGATTATTATGAACATTCTTCCTGTGTTGAAGGTTATTGTTGGATCGCCCTGTATCCCAGGGCGGAGTCGTATTTGAGTACATAGCCCGGAAGGGCTTCCTGCCCGTCCAGACCGGCCAGGACGCCGCTTTCCCTGACCATGGCGGCCCTGAAGGGGCTCTCGTCGTCCTCGCCCAGGTACACGAAGCCCTTGAGGAAATTCATGTTCAGGCCATGGAAATCCGGGGCCAGTTTTTCAGGAACCGTCACGGTGTTCAGTTGGATCCGGGCGGCGGCCCTGCGCCAATAGGCTTTGTCCCGCAGGCGGAGGCCCGGGGAAAGAACCAGGGAAGACCCGTCCGGCAGTTCCAGGCGGGTTCCGTTTTGATCGTGAATTTTGGATTTTATAAGCAGGACGTCCGTGGTTTCGATTTCCGAATACCGGGTTTGGGCCCTGGTCTCGGACTGGGTCTTGCCGCTCCTGGAAAGGCCTGTTCTCGCCAGCCTTGAGAGTTTGTCCTTTACCTTTTCCAGTTCCTGCTTGTAGGCGGCCATGGGGCCTTGGTCGTTCCGATGGGAATACGTGGCCGCCATGAGAGCCCGTATTTTGGCGCCTGTGAGCTTGAATCGAGGCTGGCCCTCCCAGACATCCAGGCTGCGGCACAGGACGTAGGGAGCGTAAACCACGGCGCTTTTGCCCATGCTCTGGCGGTCGGCCTGGGCATCCTCCAGGGAAGGAGCCAGGATCCAGGCTTCGCGGCGGGCGCCTATGGGACGGATAGAATCATTTTCCCGATGCCGCCATAAGCGGCCCAGGCGCTGCAGGATCATGTCCGTAGGACACAGGCGGGAAACCAAAAAGTCGCCGTCAATATCCAGGGACTGCTCAAGCACCTGGGTTCCCACCAGTATGCGGCCCTGTTCCCCGCGCTTTTCCCGGCCGGTCTTTCCGAAAACCCCGGACCAATAGGATTCGTTGGCTTCACGGTCCACTTTGAGAAAGCGGGAGTGGACGAGGCCGGACTCTATGCCGAGGCCGGCAGTCCGGGCGCCCAGGCGCTGAAAGACTTCCCGGGCGCCGTCTACGGTGTTCTCTATCCACAGAACCTGCTGGCCCTGCTGAGCCCGGTCAATGGCTTCCTCGAAGGCCTCTTCATCATCAGGATGTATGCGCGTCAGGATTTCTGGCTCTTCCACTGCAGGCGAGGCAATGGCGTGGGGCGGCCCGCTATTCGGGCGTGCAGTGATCAGGGGATAGGCGTCGTCTCCAGAAGCCGGGGTTTCCCCCGGTGAGTAAACCAACTCCGCCCTGCGAGTTGTATCCAGGGTTGCGCTCAGAATGATGACCGTGCAATGGATTTCCCTGAGCGCCTGGACAAGCCGGTCCAGGATAACGCCGGTGTAGGCGTCGTAACTGTGGACCTCGTCCAGGATGACGCATTTGCCCGCCAAGGCAAAGGTGCGCACGAATCCATGCTTGACGTTCATGGCGGCCATGAGCGCCTGGTCCACGGTGCCCACGGCGAAGGGCGCCAATAATCCACGCTTGCGATAGTCAAACCAGGATTTGCCTGGCTGTCCGTCCTCTCCCATTTCAGTGGCCCCAAGCCACGCCGCGCTGTGGAGAAGCAAGGCTTTTTTATGGGGGCAGTTCTGATCCAGGACGACGTCCAGAAACTTGTTCATTCGCTCATGCATTTTGTCGGAGGTCAACTGGGTGGGCAGGGCGAAATAAACGCCGGTCGCCCTGTTCTCCTCAAGAGCCTTATACGCAGCGAACAGGGCCGCCTCGGTCTTCCCCATGCCCATGGGGGCCTCCAGGACATACACCCCGGGTGAAGAGGCCGCTTGGGCCATTTCGTCCTGGAGCGAGTAAGGGCTGAATTCAAAAATATCCTTGAAGGTCAGCCCGTTTTTAATCCTGGGGCGAATAAACCCGGCGTCGTCAAGGGCATCGGCGGTCATCCGGGAAAGATCCTCGTCGGAAGGAAGGCCCTTGGGAGCATACGGGCAAATGTCCAGGGCTGAGCCGATCCAGTCCGCCACGGTCGTGAGGCCGGACAATACGTCCGCATGAATGTCCGAGACGACTTCGGGCCAGGGGGATTGGAAATACTCCCTTAGCCGATCCACGGTCTTCATCCGTTCCGCCTGCCAGGTCGGGCCTCCGTATATTTCGTCGTCCGGGAAGCCGGGGGATGCCGGGGAAACACCGTGGTGGCGGCCGACGATCTCCGGTATGTAACGACCCAGATTCCGGGCTGCGGCTTGGCTGACAGTGAAATGCCAGCCGATGTTCCTGTCCAAATTTGCGGAGGCCAGCCCACGATATTCGCCAAGGCTATTATAAATTTTATCCTGAAAACCCGGGCTGATTTTCCCGATGTCGTGAATCGCTGCAATCAACTCGCTGCCGCAAGGAAAGAGCTTTTGAACCAGCCATTCCGGCTGTCGCTGCATCCATTCTCGGGTGACCATCCCCACGATTTTGCAGTGCGTGAAGACGTCGACGCCCGGACAGGAAGCCCCACCGGGCGCTGAAACGGTCTTTGCGATGAAGGACGGTGGAAACGGAGGCGGGGGCTTGGGAACGTTATGATTCTTAGGCGGCCGCATGTTTTTTTCCCTCTGAGAAAGTTTGATTAGGAATGTCTTTTGGCTTCTTTCGCATTATCTTCATCCGTCAAAGCATAGGAATACCTCTCCAAGCTGTCCTGCATCTCCCTGACAACCATGTCTCTCAACTGCCCGGGAGCTATTACACATGCCTCCTTGCCCAGGCTCAGGATCCATTGCTTGATTTCATCCAGGCCAGCCACTTCAAAAGCCAGTTCCAATCCGCCGTCCGGGAGTTTTTTCATGCGCTGGCTTTCGTGCCAGATTTTCTCCCCCACCCATCGGGACCATTCTGGACTGATGCGGACCTTCACGGTATGGAGTTCGTCCTGCATGACCTTGAAGCTGCCGCTGGTGTATTCTTCCAGGGAAAAATCTTTCGGAAGGTCGAAAGCGGCGCCTGTAACCTTAAGCATTTTTATGCGGTCCACCACAAAGGTCCGGACTTCGCCCCGCAGGTGGCAAAAACCGATGAGGTAGATGGTTCCATCCAGGAATCGCAGGGCGTAGGGATCCACCTTGCGAAGGCTCTCTTTGGGGCTTCGCAGGGATTGGTAAATCATTTCCACCCGCTCCCGTTTGGGCAGAACTTTGCTAAGCTGGTTCAGGATTTCCCGGTATTTTCCGTATTCCTTGAACGGCCGTATGCCGACGGAAAAGGCGCTTTGGACATTGTCCAGATAAGCCAGGGTTTCCCGGGGAATGGTGGCGCGGACTTTTTTAAAGAGTGACTCCAGGGCGTCGTAATACCAGGTGTCTTTGAAGACTTTAATGAAATCCCCGTAGAGGTATAGGGACATGAGCTCAGTGGTGGTGAAAGGCTGGGGAACCTGAAACTTGTAGTCGTCAATAAAGGCCCATTTGGTCTGGCCCTTGATCTTCTCCGTAAACAACGGAAATCCTGCGGCCTGCAAAGCCTCCAGATCGCGGTATACGGTTCGGCGAGAAGTATTCTCCAGGTCCATGATGTCGCGTACGCTTAGCCCGTTATGGCTGGCTTCAATATGCCTGAGAATCCGCCATTGCCTTGCAAGCTGATCGCCTCTCATTGCACACCTATAAAATGTATTATTAATGTTAAATTTTTCAGTATCATATTTTAAAGGACCTTTTAAGCACCAAAATCATTCTGAGTTTAAGAATATTAATTTCCTGCCATGCGATTCTCGAAAATACAAAATATTCCCGCATAAAATCGCATTTATTGCATTAGCACGAAAAAAGCAATCTGCAAAAGAGATGCATCATGAATGTTCATATCATCCGGCAGTGTCAGATACGGACACACTTTGAAGTTTCTTAAAAAATATTGAGTGAATTGGGATGCAAACAATATAAAGCGGGGTATTGAATGATAATGGCTTGATTTTTTTATTTATTTTAACTTTTTATGTGTGGCTTTTTTTCATCTTCCCCCTAACCTTGCTCCTGGCGCTCTTGATGATCTTCTCCACGGCGGCCGCCTTCGCCTCGTCAGACATGCGATTCCACCTTGCCGTGGCCATAAGCTCGGTAATCCTGCTTCGCGCCAGAGAGGACGATCTTTCCAGATAGTCCAAATACTGCTCCCGGCTCATTTTGTAAGGCACCCCTCCCACGGTGATCCGGCCCGAGGGCGGCCCCAGCCGAAGCATTTCCTTGTCCGCCAGATCCTCCAGGGCCTCGTAAACCTGATCTTCCTTGGACTCCGCTCGCGTCACGGGCATTCTTTCCCTGGGCGCCCAGGCCGTATGGATGGAAGCGCCGGCCGAAAGCATCAGGGCCGATAGTCCGTCCTCTTCCCCGGCGAAATACCGGATCATATACCCCACCTGCACCGGCTGCATGTTCGTTACCTGGTTGACCACGGTCGCAGGCAAACGGTTCCAGAACCCCTTCTTTTCGTCAAACGGGGAGTCCTTCCGGGTTTTTCCGGTGGCGATGAATTCTCCCAGGCCCGTGAACGGACGCTCCGCCCAGTCGGTCCCGGTCATGACGGCCTCTCCGGCGCGGCCCAAGGGGCTGGCCTTGCCCTTGATCAGCCTGGGCGGGTCAATCAGCTTCAGCGGGTCGAAAAAATGCCCTCCGATGGAAAAGGTTTTCCGCCCTTCCGTCTCGATGCCAAGCATTTCGTACAGCCTGGTGATGTCCACCTCGGTCCACCGGAATTTCTTGAACCGCTCGGTTCCCGCCTGTTCCTTCCAGAACTCTTCCGTATCGTCCGGGCCGTTCAAAAGCAGTTGGGCCATGATGGTCGCCAGGGCCACCCGCAGGGCGATCCGGCCCCAAAAGCGCCGGTATATGCTATCCATGCCCTTGGGGCCCGGAATGTCGCCGATGATCCGGTTGATCCATTTGTTCAGTCCTGGGATCATGCCCGTCACCGTGCGGAAGTTGGATTCCGTCCAGTCCGGCGCCAGCAAGGCCATGCGCGAAATATTCTGCAAGGTGGGGTTCCTGCCCATGCGCTTCAAATGCAGGCCGCCGAAGTCCGCGTTGATCAGCCGGGCGACCCGTTCGGCCACGGCGTTTTCGTCCACCCCGCCTTTGATCCCCTGCTTCACATGCCGGTCCTGGGTTTTCTGCAACTCGTGGACGAACTCGATCACAAAAGCCTCCGCCTTCAATCCGGCGAAAAACTTCTTGAACAGGGAATCCGCAAAGCGCTCCCGGGCGTAGCCCATGCCGCCCATCACCTTGGAGGCCTTTTCCAGCCCCAGCTTTCTCAACAATTCCTCGGCCAGGCCCCGTTCGTCCCGGAGCTGACCTTCGCCCCAGTCCTGGATCTCGCCCAGGGTCAGGCCGTTCTTAATCCCCAGGGTGATGAGCGGATGCCGTTCCTCAATCTTCCTAAGCCCCATCTTATAGGCGGACACCGGATTCCAGCCGCCGGTTTTTACGTCGTCGCCGTCCACGGTCTCCGTGGTCTTGCGCCAACCATGCTGCACGCCGAACATCCACGACCTTGCCCCGGCCATGTGATGGAAGAAGGAAGAGAGGAGGATCCACGACTTCAAGGCTTGGTTCAGGCGGGACAAGGCTTTCAGACCTGGCGTATCCCAAAACAACCGGTCCCCGGTGGTCATTTTGTTGATCATCCTGGCCAGTTCCGCCGGGGCGTACAGCCGCCGTTGCTCCCAGGACTCCGCAATATCCTTGGGCGGCCGTCGCTCAATCCTGTCGCACTGCTTTCTCGCCGCAAACTCTTGCGCATCATCCTCGGACAAAAACACCCTGTAGGCCCGGGTGGAGTCCTTGGATTTATAAACCGCAAAGGTTTCGGGAACCCGTTCAATGGGCGAAAAAAAGAACTTCCTGCCGTAATCGCTCACAAACAGGCTCACGGCGCCCTGCGGCCCAATGTCGGACCCCACCTGCCCGGCCCATTCCCAGACGTTAAAGCCAGGCGCGTCAAGCTCCGCATACCCCTTGCGCTTTCGGGTGTCGAACAGCCTGCCGCCTTCCAGATCCCGCAGGTAGTACCCGGACCGGATAAAGTCCTTGTTCGCCAGGATGGATTCCAGCTCGGTCATGTACGAGCCGTAAGAATTGGTCAGCCCTTTCACGCCCAGTTCGTAGCCTTCCATCCACCCGTCCAGGATAGTGTCCAGCTTGCGCCCCATCCTGGCGGTGGTGAAGGTTTGGAACCCGCTGGTTCCCGTTCCGGAAGCCGACACGCTATCCTTGAACTTGTCCTTGAACTTCCAGATCCGCCGCACGTAGTTGTCCCGCCACGATTTCACAACCCCGTTGGCTTCGGCCACGGTGTAGGCCTCCTCGAACAAAGCCCCGATTTCGTCCGCCAGGGCCTTCTGTTCGTCCGTCAAGGCCTCCACCCGATTCAGGAGACCCAACTGTTCCCTTATGGCGATCCTGCCTTCCCGGGAGGTCTCAGGCGCTTTCAGGGCTTTTTCCGCCCAGGCCCGAAACTCCGCAATCTTGTCAGGATGCC harbors:
- the cas6e gene encoding type I-E CRISPR-associated protein Cas6/Cse3/CasE encodes the protein MIATMYTLDRGDCKALGLKDVYGVHKAVYDLFPENNGQGRDFLFADKGGDWNGRKILILSRREPEQPSYGTIDCREVPAAFLDWNYYGFEVVLNPVRRDNKSRKLIPVRGRENLHEWFLKKAPGLGFEVEPHSLQVSRMGVEAYAKDGTMRTHNTATFIGKLRVTDPGAFKTSFTQGIGRAKAFGFGLLQLVPLTSDIQ
- the casB gene encoding type I-E CRISPR-associated protein Cse2/CasB, which gives rise to MEKDEQLRKTRGTEFVSYAIKRMAQDAGYGARLRRADNPATESQSWEHLVGWCDLEKPWERASFASIAAALARAKPEKDGVWGIGRALASCYDEKKESQPARARLRRLLACDDAEEACRVLRPMLALIRSKGKPLCYARLLDELLWFGEKRKLRWAEDFFGRREQDDSDHVHP
- the casA gene encoding type I-E CRISPR-associated protein Cse1/CasA, with translation MEKRFNLVEEEWIPVAGRGLVSLRDVFSDPALEALGGNPLEKIALTKLFLAIAQTAHTPADADEWLAMGASGMASRAVEYLEEHKDCFWLYGDRPFLQMPAIMAADIQNVSAVLPFVATGNTTQVFESQKDRDLSDPEKALVLVFLSCFALGGKKVDAKIVLSPSYSEKSKTAKPGTCLGFQGFLHNFLFGGSLQETIWLNLFTLEEIARMEQFPEGLGVPPWEKMPEGEDCSLARSFKNAYMGRLLPLCRFALFADENFHYVEGIFHPGYKDGAFDPSMAVDNTKKPRVLWVDPEKRPWRELTSLLSFIQADSPRSFDCPQLRSGILKARKGGPGSFKIWSGGLRVSSNAGEQYVSGADDFVESEIRLSSQWLGETWLASLKGEMDALEGLARSVYGSSLAYFKHQKADGKKQAAQASNLFWQLSERNFQDLVDVCGSDIDGGAHGMRPRFADCARTAFNTFCPRDTARQMEAWAANRPNLSKYLKNGNSNCP
- the cas3 gene encoding CRISPR-associated helicase Cas3'; translated protein: MRPPKNHNVPKPPPPFPPSFIAKTVSAPGGASCPGVDVFTHCKIVGMVTREWMQRQPEWLVQKLFPCGSELIAAIHDIGKISPGFQDKIYNSLGEYRGLASANLDRNIGWHFTVSQAAARNLGRYIPEIVGRHHGVSPASPGFPDDEIYGGPTWQAERMKTVDRLREYFQSPWPEVVSDIHADVLSGLTTVADWIGSALDICPYAPKGLPSDEDLSRMTADALDDAGFIRPRIKNGLTFKDIFEFSPYSLQDEMAQAASSPGVYVLEAPMGMGKTEAALFAAYKALEENRATGVYFALPTQLTSDKMHERMNKFLDVVLDQNCPHKKALLLHSAAWLGATEMGEDGQPGKSWFDYRKRGLLAPFAVGTVDQALMAAMNVKHGFVRTFALAGKCVILDEVHSYDAYTGVILDRLVQALREIHCTVIILSATLDTTRRAELVYSPGETPASGDDAYPLITARPNSGPPHAIASPAVEEPEILTRIHPDDEEAFEEAIDRAQQGQQVLWIENTVDGAREVFQRLGARTAGLGIESGLVHSRFLKVDREANESYWSGVFGKTGREKRGEQGRILVGTQVLEQSLDIDGDFLVSRLCPTDMILQRLGRLWRHRENDSIRPIGARREAWILAPSLEDAQADRQSMGKSAVVYAPYVLCRSLDVWEGQPRFKLTGAKIRALMAATYSHRNDQGPMAAYKQELEKVKDKLSRLARTGLSRSGKTQSETRAQTRYSEIETTDVLLIKSKIHDQNGTRLELPDGSSLVLSPGLRLRDKAYWRRAAARIQLNTVTVPEKLAPDFHGLNMNFLKGFVYLGEDDESPFRAAMVRESGVLAGLDGQEALPGYVLKYDSALGYRAIQQ
- a CDS encoding helix-turn-helix transcriptional regulator; this encodes MRGDQLARQWRILRHIEASHNGLSVRDIMDLENTSRRTVYRDLEALQAAGFPLFTEKIKGQTKWAFIDDYKFQVPQPFTTTELMSLYLYGDFIKVFKDTWYYDALESLFKKVRATIPRETLAYLDNVQSAFSVGIRPFKEYGKYREILNQLSKVLPKRERVEMIYQSLRSPKESLRKVDPYALRFLDGTIYLIGFCHLRGEVRTFVVDRIKMLKVTGAAFDLPKDFSLEEYTSGSFKVMQDELHTVKVRISPEWSRWVGEKIWHESQRMKKLPDGGLELAFEVAGLDEIKQWILSLGKEACVIAPGQLRDMVVREMQDSLERYSYALTDEDNAKEAKRHS